Genomic DNA from Telopea speciosissima isolate NSW1024214 ecotype Mountain lineage chromosome 2, Tspe_v1, whole genome shotgun sequence:
TGTGCCGCACACATAGGGcccttggatgccccttggGCACTCTTTTGggtgctgagctccctggaTAGGATTCGGATCCCTTCATCTTTGAGTTTGGTTCTtttgcacgtaccaacaggtgaatatgagagtcaatcacattttaattttattttcataaaaaccctTTCTCCtcttgtaaatgacaaaaatagcaaaagtggttggctctcacatatACGTTCACCGATTGATACATGTAGATGATCCATATACACTTCATCTTTTAAATACAAATAGGACAAGTGTTGGAATCCGATTCTTCTGTATGTACATGCAGAGGTAGAGGTACCACCTATcccatttttaccatttataaGGGGAATAAGGGTattaatagaaacaaaaaagacaagTGGTTACCTCTAACATGTACATTCACCTACCTAtatgtgcagatgatccattctccagGTGTTGCCACCTAAAGTTTAAGTGCACGAGATTTCAAATTCAGATCATCTCCAGTTATTTGGACTTTCAATCCCTCTCTAATTATTCATCCAACGACTAGGAGAATTTAGGCACACATCCCAATATCTATCAACACCTAAGGATACATGTCCAAGTTCTCCGCGCCGTTTATTTTGGTGATTGAAGAGTTGAAGTTGGAGAGGATCATTTTCTAGCGATTTCAAGTTTTCAACTCCCTAGTCCCAACCACTTGACAAAAGGAGTCCATCGCACCACGACCCGTCCACCCCCTCCCCTAGAAAACACCCATGACAAGGGTGGAAATGtcattacaaataaaataaagggcaTTCAACTTAAAAATTGGTGGAAAATTTTCAACGGTGGGGACGAGTTGTGTGTGTTTCTCGCTTTTGTAATTTGTGGCAATGAATCGGGTCGGGTTAACCATAATCGAGTTGATTGTTGAAATGACATCCGATTAATCAGTATGTTTATTTTGTTGGGGACAAAAAAAGATTTTAcaggttaaccttttgggattgatgtgttgtttgtgtgattacactttcatcaaaacaacaaaaaaaaaaggatttaccAGCCCAATAATGACCCAATAGTCTTATCAGAATGTTCCAATGATTTACAATGTGGGAACATgctttgaggaatcggtatcctTCTATGGATCGATAAAAATAGGGATAATTCTGTCTGATCCGAAGATATGGGCCAATCCGGATAGGTAACTATCGGTATCGATTGAGCCCAATATCGATTCCAAAATCCAATTGTGCTAGAGTACTGtagtaatttttttcttttctaggtTTCAGGTCTATTCTGACTTCTGAGTTGAATCTAAGATCAAAATCAGAATCGATGAAGGTTGATTCGATTATGAATTCCGTTTCACGGAACAAAGCATATATATCTCCGCCATGATTTGAGGAATCATATTTGTTGCGTCAAAAAATCGctgagcggtcctgcgagtgccgtcacctacaagaggaccaaggggtcaccagagagaatcggtgtggttccggcctagggctctccaattccaaagttagatctcctgagcaaacagatgaatgtagaattcaatatgagtttaaaTGTCCCCtctgagggtggtgtacctttctttttatagtggagtatgatgatatggagagtcccaatttgatggcgagtgtgccgttgagtggatagatgCCCTGGAtagcagggctctatcctgattgaccatctcccagcgggagggagtgtcctggtggtatcaagatccttggcgaaTAGATACTCGCATGTGGTGATAacatcattggtgcttgaatccgtctgggtgacatGACTTCTAAGTGGTGACCCAAAGTCCtagtggtggcataagtctgtagtgacacaattgggtcatagacgagccGTCTCGATGTCCATGTACATCACGTTTGCGTCCAAGATGCCGCTTCTGGGCGAGACCAcgcctgggtgtgaggccgtgcctgggtgaggccacgcccgggtgggacccccggttggttctccttggttctggagcagatcgctttgtgacacgtggcagccgctgactggttcggtgaatcttggatgtatcaataTTGGATCCCCCACATCGGCCAATTCATATCAATATCAATGAAGATCGATACAAACCAATTCAAATCGATATCGGTATCAGTATCGGCAACTTAAACCCTGATCCCCACACGCTCTTTTTGTGATCCCTGAACCTCATGTCCTCAAtatactcttttctttttttttggtgaggggggggggtttgtcAAATGCCTCCTTtaaaatgcccatttgttcaAATGCACCCTTACAACTTTACAATTTACACAtgccccctactttcaaaacattgtaacacTTTAGTCTAGTCCGTTAGTTTGGGACATTAGACGTTAAttttagggaatctaatgaccaaaacacccttatgataaaaacccaccaaaattaaagagtaaaatgATTAAATTGCCCTCATTTTCCCTAAATTGTTTAGGGTTCGAAACTGAAAATAAATcctaaacaatttggggaaaatgagggcaatttgatcattttattttttaattttggtggatttttgtcacaagggcattttgatcattagattccatgaaactaacgtctaacatcTTAGACTAACGGATTGGACTAAAGTGTTATAATATTTTGAAAGTAGTGGACACGTGTAAATTATAAAATTGTAAAgatgcatttggacaaatgggcattttgaggagggcatttgacaaaccccccccccccccctcccccttttttttttcaattccaaGGGGGTTGAAATCACATTGACCTTAGGATTTACCTGCCTACAGAATTTCAACTCTTTCTcagtctctcttttttattgtttttggtaAACGGGATCTCTCTTTGAAGTTACAACATACTAACAATTATGACCCCACTTACACCCAGGGTGCGGCcgggaaaagaaaataaaaatcattgaTCAACCTCTCATCCAAACAAGACCTTATTTAACTCCAGatcctaaaataaataaataaataaaattaattggGGTATTATACTATAATTATCAgataacaatttcaattgacCTAGATAagtaaaatgacaaaattaccccgcACCCACTCACTACAACACGTCCTAATCCAAATACACGGCAAAACAAAACCGCTCACACGTTCGTCCCACGCCACGCCTGCCGCGGCTTTATATAGAGAGAGCAGCAGATGTTGCGTCCTTGTCTCTCTGGTTTTTCAGTTTAGCTTTCGTTGCTTCCTTCGATTATTTgttataaaaacataaaaaaaactacGGTTTTGATTGATCCTTcccccaatctctctctctctctctctctctctctctctctaatctgTAATTTTGTATGGAAGACGAACGCGAttttcaatctcattctccatcggTGAAGCACAAGTTCCGATCAAGTCTCTGCTTCTCTTGTTGCTTCGGTAACGGACAGCATGAACAACTCGATGATGTAGACAAGCCAAGAGTCGTGAAAGCTTCATCAGAATGGCTGAAAACCAGGGCCCACGAATTCCCTGAATTCAAAGAAAAATGCCGGAATCTAATCTTTCGGATGGGTAGAGGTCGTAGACACTCGGCCGATTTCAAGTACGATCCGTTAAGCTACGCTCTTAATTTCGATGAAGGAACAGATGATGATCATCAAAATGAAGAATTACCTCTGAGGAACTTCACTTCAAGGCTTCCTGCTTCGCCTCGGAAATCTGTGGCTGTGAGTGAGATCACTGCATGTAGTTAGAGATTAATCTTGGTTTCTTAATTTCTCTTCTCCCCCCTTTTCTCTATgttctattttctcttttcttatctGTTCTTCATTGAATATTGTACAAATCTTTGATCAGTATGATAAATTCCTTCTCTATTTTCATGGTTTTATTAGCTGCCGAGAGAATTATTTGCTTGCTCAGTGAGTCGCTTTAGGTTAGGTTTTAGGCTCTGCTCTTCTCTTTCCGTCTTTTACTAATATGCGCGGGTAGATTCCGGTGGTCGTTGGTTAGCTAACATGCGCAGTTGGATAAATTACGCCTATGGCCCTAACTCAAAACACTGTTCGCAGTGGAAGGAGTAAATTTTGTTTTACGCAAGGGTGTTAATGGGCCCTTAATTTTCGGTTTCCGTGTATGATAGTTATTGGGGTTCTCTAAAACTTAAAGAAGTGCTTGGCTGAAGTTATTGAACtggtttttattttgatttggtttgtaTCATTAACAGATCACAAACAAACAGTTCCTAGTGTTGGATGATAATGTGGAGtaaggatttgaagaaaaaatgTGTAGAAAAGTCAATCAAAAGTACTTGAACAGGGGAGATTGGGTAGCAGAGTGGAAGCTTCTCTATTAAGTAGTATGATTAATTAAGCTATAAAATGCTCAAAATCCTGCCCAACCAGACCAGCTTCATGGAAGGTAGGATTTGCCTCCTAAATTAAAGAGGGAAGGTTAAAAGGTTTTTAAGTAGGTTAAGAAGGtcttaccaaaacaaaaaggtAGGTTTAGAAAGAAAATTAACCATGTTGGGTGGTTAGTTTTTAAACCGGACAGACCATTGATGGAAATAATGGAATCACCTTCTAGCTCTCCATTCCGCCCAGGTAGTCTTCTCTTAGGTAGTCCTTTTCGTGATGTAGTATCCAGTTCAAACAATAACTTAATTAACCATCTGTTAGTACTTCATCCATCTGTTAGTACTTCATCATGGTAGAGTAaacttcttcccccccccccctccccgcccaagaaaattaaaatcatgtTGATTCACAATGTTTTACCTTGGAaatgaatgagagagaggaaAGGGCCACCCCTAGATTAATGAAGAAGTCCTAAATGAATGATAGAGGAAAGGGCCACCTCAAAGCTTAGATTAATGAAGAAGTCCTTGAAaatacctttttattttctttctttatttaaataaataaatatgatgAGCAATTAGGAGGAAAGAAGGATCTATATGGTACTTTATTAGCTTACAAAAGCACTCACTCAGCATTTAATGGGTAGAAGTCACTATTGGGAAGTGGCTAAtcaatttttatcacctccaattcgttgcccgTTTCAAtcccctccaatccctcacataggagtagaaatgaccaccctaccccaccttgggcagtgtatttgggcaggggataaggtggtcatttcccctcctatgtgaggaattggagggaattggagcgggcaggaatTGGAAGTGATAACGATTGCTGACCCTGCACCCTGACAGGGGGATGAAATTACCACTGCACCCCCTCCTGAACTCTAGAAATGACCATGGGCGCAGGGATCATTTCGCTAGCCCCTTTGTCAGGGCATAGGGGCGGTGTGTTTAGTGCGACCGGGTGGTGTTcttctcccttattttttttaaaagaaagaagaaacgtTTGGCCCTGTGATGTTGATACCTCAGAGGTtgtgtttatattttttggaCTTCTTAGGTAGATTTGGATCAAGGAAAAGTTAAAGAGGAAATGTCATggcatgttcttcttctttcttctctcaatctgaaattataaaatataaacTGTATTTCACGGGATAACTTTTCCTATGGTAACCTTC
This window encodes:
- the LOC122652446 gene encoding uncharacterized protein LOC122652446, whose translation is MEDERDFQSHSPSVKHKFRSSLCFSCCFGNGQHEQLDDVDKPRVVKASSEWLKTRAHEFPEFKEKCRNLIFRMGRGRRHSADFKYDPLSYALNFDEGTDDDHQNEELPLRNFTSRLPASPRKSVAVSEITACS